A section of the Sebastes fasciatus isolate fSebFas1 chromosome 21, fSebFas1.pri, whole genome shotgun sequence genome encodes:
- the ipo4 gene encoding importin-4 isoform X2 yields MELNWTLRSFLEEEIISLSSQQATTQLKLAFKDPAIIPALCAVMSGSQDPQVRQSAAVMLRLRVKKHWKKISPNDRESLKEVVLRAFMQETEHTVQHSLSQLCAVMVKHETPDRWPALLQLLNQATKSSNPHDRQVGLLLLNKVMDSNPEPFKPHYCQLLQLFSTVLQDHDNPTALYYCILTLTAITAYTGTEEMHQMRSIIPSLIVALKHLIKADQCQASEAMEVFNELMESEVSILVPHVPDIVRFCLEVGCDTTLSDSLRVKALSCISFLIKLKSKTVLKQKLLSPILQAIFPVLIATPPPGEQDPEDEEDDSGDGTDNDNPKHCAAQIIDTMALHMPPEKLFQQVMPLTQTCLASENPYERKGGLMCLAVLAEGCADHIRTKLLASVLQTVCQSLSDSNQVVRSASLFALGQFSEHLQPEVSKYCAELMPLLLGYLSSLNQAKVGHVTKAFYALENFMENLGADIEPYLPTLMETMLSALNNAESLKIKELAVSAIGAIANAAKELLVPYFPPVIESLKGFLTTTTEEMRSLQTQSLDTLSVLARTIGKDVFSPLAAECIQLGLNLTDTIDDPDLRRCTYSLYSSVSTVSPECLTPHLTAITTVMLLALKSNEGITAHVEEDKTFVLLDDDDDDDKEEEGKAGEDFLEDESETDIDDVAGFSVENAYIDEKEDACDALGEIAFSTGAAFQPFLESSFQQVYEMRDFPHEDVRRAAFGAMGQFCMAQHLVWKENPTEANHQALQKLMDVVLPCFVETVRTETERQVVMGILETMNSVMKSCKEEAFKNPLRLKEISYVIRDVLKKKTVCQDSGGDEADDEEQAEYDGMLQEFAGEGIPLLASSVPADSFAPFLNDLLPLLMGKAKSTCTVAERSFSVGTIGEILQALVSVSGGQGVAGRLSKRLLPVLVSGVRDADAEVRNNSVFGLGCLAQAAGPIGVTDYPMMLSVFSNMLTKESDLRVIDNLCAALCRMIMSNVDAVPLEQVVPALVARLPLKEDLEENKTVFSCLAMLYEHSPALVVKVMKPIVAASSDVLGNKSVEKETQHTSALLMKEFAQHHSADFQAAVTSLPGEQQAKLSAAIAAS; encoded by the exons ATGGAGCTGAATTGGACTTTGCGGTCATTTCTGGAGGAAGAAATCATCTCTCTTAGCAGCCAGCAG GCCACCACCCAGCTGAAACTGGCTTTCAAAGACCCAGCCATTATACCAGCCCTGTGTGCTGTCATGAGTGGCTCCCAGGACCCTcag GTTCGTCAGTCAGCTGCAGTGATGCTGAGGTTGAGAGTGAAGAAACACTGGAAGAAGATTAGCCCCAATGACAGAGAGAG CCTTAAGGAGGTGGTGTTGCGGGCCTTCATGCAGGAAACCGA GCACACAGTGCAGCACTCACTCTCCCAGCTGTGCGCAGTGATGGTTAAACATGAGACACCTGACCGCTGGCCtgctctgctgcagctcctcaatcAAGCCACCAAGAGCAGCAATCCTCATGACAGACAG GTTGGCCTCCTGCTGCTGAATAAGGTTATGGATTCCAATCCTGAGCCTTTCAAGCCTCACTACTGCCAGCTGCTACAGCTGTTTAGTACTGTGCTGCAGGACCATGACAACCCAACAGCCTTGTACTACTGCATCCTCACCCTCACAGCCATAACTGCATACACTGGCACAGAAGAGATG CACCAGATGCGTTCCATCATCCCAAGTCTGATTGTCGCTCTGAAACACCTCATCAAGGCAGATCAG TGCCAAGCCAGCGAGGCCATGGAGGTGTTTAATGAGCTCATGGAGAGTGAGGTGTCCATCCTCGTCCCTCATGTTCCTGACATCGTCCGCTTCTGCTTGGAG GTGGGCTGTGATACCACACTGAGTGACTCTTTGCGGGTGAAAGCACTCTcttgcatttccttcctcatcaAGCTGAAGAGCAAG ACGGTGCTGAAGCAAAAGCTGCTCAGCCCCATCCTGCAGGCCATTTTCCCTGTGCTGATTGCAACTCCCCCACCTGGGGAGCAGGACCcagaggacgaggaggatgacagtggagatggcacaGACAATGACAATCCCAAACACTGTGCTGCTCAG ATTATTGACACTATGGCACTCCATATGCCCCCAGAGAAACTGTTTCAGCAAGTG ATGCCTCTCACCCAGACCTGCCTTGCCAGTGAAAACCCCTATGAGAGGAAGGGGGGTCTCATGTGTCTTGCTGTGCTGGCTGAAGGATGTGCTGACCACATACGCACCAA GCTGTTGGCATCAGTGCTGCAGACAGTGTGCCAGAGTCTCTCTGACAGTAATCAGGTGGTGCGCAGTGCCAGCCTCTTTGCGCTGGGACAGTTCTCTGAACATTTACAG CCTGAAGTGAGCAAGTACTGTGCAGAGTTGATGCCTTTGCTGCTGGGCTACCTTTCATCCTTGAACCAGGCCAAGGTCGGCCATGTCACTAAGGCCTTTTATGCCTTAGAGAACTTTATGGAGAACCTAG GAGCAGATATTGAGCCCTACCTGCCCACCCTGATGGAGACAATGTTGTCTGCACTTAACAACGCTGAAAGCCTCAAGATAAAAGAGCTTGCTGTGTCTGCCATAGGTGCCATTG CCAATGCTGCCAAGGAGCTGCTGGTTCCCTACTTCCCTCCAGTTATTGAAAGCCTGAAGGGCTTCCTGACTACCACCACAGAGGAAATGAGGTCTCTGCAAACTCAGTCCTTAG ATACTCTCTCTGTGCTGGCCCGTACTATCGGCAAAGATGTCTTCAGTCCTCTTGCTGCAGAGTGTATTCAGCTGGGCCTCAACCTCACTGACACCATTGACGACCCTGACTTGAGACGCTGCAC GTACAGTCTATACTCTTCTGTATCCACAGTCAGCCCGGAGTGCCTGACTCCTCACCTCACTGCCATTACAACAGTCATGCTGCTCGCCCTCAAGTCCAACGAAGGCATTACG GCACACGTTGAGGAGGACAAGACATTTGTCCTGCTGGATGATGACGACGATGAcgacaaggaagaagaaggaaaagctgGGGAGGATTTTCTGGAAGATGAGTCTGAGACTGATATCGATGATGTTGCAGG GTTCAGTGTGGAAAACGCCTACATCGATGAGAAGGAGGATGCCTGCGATGCACTGGGAGAGATTGCCTTCAGCACTGG TGCTGCCTTCCAGCCCTTCCTGGAGTCCAGCTTCCAGCAAGTTTACGAGATGAGAGAT TTTCCCCATGAGGACGTTCGCAGGGCAGCGTTTGGAGCCATGGGCCAGTTTTGTATGGCTCAGCATCTAGTGTGGAAGGAGAATCCCACTGAGGCCAATCACCAGG CCCTACAGAAGTTGATGGATGTGGTGCTTCCTTGCTTTGTGGAAACGGTGCGAACAGAGACTGAGCGCCAGGTTGTGATGGGCATATTGGAGACCATGAATAGTGTTATGAAGTCCTGCAAGGAGGAGGCTTTCAAAAACCCTTTACGCCTCAAGGAGATCAGCTATGTCATCCGTGATGTGCTCAAGAAAAAG ACCGTTTGTCAGGACAGTGGTGGTGATGAAGCTGATGATGAAGAACAG GCAGAGTATGATGGCATGCTCCAGGAATTTGCCGGGGAGGGAATCCCTCTGCTGGCCTCTTCTGTGCCTGCAGACAGCTTCGCCCCTTTCCTCAACGACCTGCTGCCTCTCCTCATGGGCAAAGCT AAATCCACATGCACGGTGGCAGAACGGTCCTTCTCTGTGGGTACGATCGGAGAAATCCTGCAGGCCCTCGTGAGCGTGTCCGGGGGCCAAGGAGTGGCGGGCAGACTTTCCAAGCGCTTGCTTCCCGTGCTGGTATCTGGAGTGAGGGACGCTGATGCTGAGGTTCGCAACAACAGCGTGTTCGGACTGGGATGTCTGGCCCAGGCAGCTGGACCCATCGGTGTAAC AGACTATCCCATGatgctgtctgtgttttccAACATGCTGACTAAAGAGTCAGACCTCAGGGTGATTGACAACCTGTGCGCTGCCCTCTGCAGGATGATCATGAGCAATGTGGATGCTGTCCCGCTTGAGCAG GTTGTTCCAGCTCTGGTGGCTCGTCTTCCCCTCAAAGAGGACTTGGAGGAGAACAAGACGGTGTTCAGCTGCCTGGCTATGCTCTACGAGCACAGTCCTGCTCTG GTTGTGAAGGTAATGAAACCCATAGTTGCTGCTTCCAGTGACGTCCTTGGCAACAAGAGCGTTGAAAAAG
- the ipo4 gene encoding importin-4 isoform X1, with amino-acid sequence MAEELEKILSQLTQPDNAVIKQATTQLKLAFKDPAIIPALCAVMSGSQDPQVRQSAAVMLRLRVKKHWKKISPNDRESLKEVVLRAFMQETEHTVQHSLSQLCAVMVKHETPDRWPALLQLLNQATKSSNPHDRQVGLLLLNKVMDSNPEPFKPHYCQLLQLFSTVLQDHDNPTALYYCILTLTAITAYTGTEEMHQMRSIIPSLIVALKHLIKADQCQASEAMEVFNELMESEVSILVPHVPDIVRFCLEVGCDTTLSDSLRVKALSCISFLIKLKSKTVLKQKLLSPILQAIFPVLIATPPPGEQDPEDEEDDSGDGTDNDNPKHCAAQIIDTMALHMPPEKLFQQVMPLTQTCLASENPYERKGGLMCLAVLAEGCADHIRTKLLASVLQTVCQSLSDSNQVVRSASLFALGQFSEHLQPEVSKYCAELMPLLLGYLSSLNQAKVGHVTKAFYALENFMENLGADIEPYLPTLMETMLSALNNAESLKIKELAVSAIGAIANAAKELLVPYFPPVIESLKGFLTTTTEEMRSLQTQSLDTLSVLARTIGKDVFSPLAAECIQLGLNLTDTIDDPDLRRCTYSLYSSVSTVSPECLTPHLTAITTVMLLALKSNEGITAHVEEDKTFVLLDDDDDDDKEEEGKAGEDFLEDESETDIDDVAGFSVENAYIDEKEDACDALGEIAFSTGAAFQPFLESSFQQVYEMRDFPHEDVRRAAFGAMGQFCMAQHLVWKENPTEANHQALQKLMDVVLPCFVETVRTETERQVVMGILETMNSVMKSCKEEAFKNPLRLKEISYVIRDVLKKKTVCQDSGGDEADDEEQAEYDGMLQEFAGEGIPLLASSVPADSFAPFLNDLLPLLMGKAKSTCTVAERSFSVGTIGEILQALVSVSGGQGVAGRLSKRLLPVLVSGVRDADAEVRNNSVFGLGCLAQAAGPIGVTDYPMMLSVFSNMLTKESDLRVIDNLCAALCRMIMSNVDAVPLEQVVPALVARLPLKEDLEENKTVFSCLAMLYEHSPALVVKVMKPIVAASSDVLGNKSVEKETQHTSALLMKEFAQHHSADFQAAVTSLPGEQQAKLSAAIAAS; translated from the exons ATGGCAGAAGAACTTGAGAAAATCCTCTCTCAGCTGACTCAGCCTGACAATGCTGTTATCAAGCAG GCCACCACCCAGCTGAAACTGGCTTTCAAAGACCCAGCCATTATACCAGCCCTGTGTGCTGTCATGAGTGGCTCCCAGGACCCTcag GTTCGTCAGTCAGCTGCAGTGATGCTGAGGTTGAGAGTGAAGAAACACTGGAAGAAGATTAGCCCCAATGACAGAGAGAG CCTTAAGGAGGTGGTGTTGCGGGCCTTCATGCAGGAAACCGA GCACACAGTGCAGCACTCACTCTCCCAGCTGTGCGCAGTGATGGTTAAACATGAGACACCTGACCGCTGGCCtgctctgctgcagctcctcaatcAAGCCACCAAGAGCAGCAATCCTCATGACAGACAG GTTGGCCTCCTGCTGCTGAATAAGGTTATGGATTCCAATCCTGAGCCTTTCAAGCCTCACTACTGCCAGCTGCTACAGCTGTTTAGTACTGTGCTGCAGGACCATGACAACCCAACAGCCTTGTACTACTGCATCCTCACCCTCACAGCCATAACTGCATACACTGGCACAGAAGAGATG CACCAGATGCGTTCCATCATCCCAAGTCTGATTGTCGCTCTGAAACACCTCATCAAGGCAGATCAG TGCCAAGCCAGCGAGGCCATGGAGGTGTTTAATGAGCTCATGGAGAGTGAGGTGTCCATCCTCGTCCCTCATGTTCCTGACATCGTCCGCTTCTGCTTGGAG GTGGGCTGTGATACCACACTGAGTGACTCTTTGCGGGTGAAAGCACTCTcttgcatttccttcctcatcaAGCTGAAGAGCAAG ACGGTGCTGAAGCAAAAGCTGCTCAGCCCCATCCTGCAGGCCATTTTCCCTGTGCTGATTGCAACTCCCCCACCTGGGGAGCAGGACCcagaggacgaggaggatgacagtggagatggcacaGACAATGACAATCCCAAACACTGTGCTGCTCAG ATTATTGACACTATGGCACTCCATATGCCCCCAGAGAAACTGTTTCAGCAAGTG ATGCCTCTCACCCAGACCTGCCTTGCCAGTGAAAACCCCTATGAGAGGAAGGGGGGTCTCATGTGTCTTGCTGTGCTGGCTGAAGGATGTGCTGACCACATACGCACCAA GCTGTTGGCATCAGTGCTGCAGACAGTGTGCCAGAGTCTCTCTGACAGTAATCAGGTGGTGCGCAGTGCCAGCCTCTTTGCGCTGGGACAGTTCTCTGAACATTTACAG CCTGAAGTGAGCAAGTACTGTGCAGAGTTGATGCCTTTGCTGCTGGGCTACCTTTCATCCTTGAACCAGGCCAAGGTCGGCCATGTCACTAAGGCCTTTTATGCCTTAGAGAACTTTATGGAGAACCTAG GAGCAGATATTGAGCCCTACCTGCCCACCCTGATGGAGACAATGTTGTCTGCACTTAACAACGCTGAAAGCCTCAAGATAAAAGAGCTTGCTGTGTCTGCCATAGGTGCCATTG CCAATGCTGCCAAGGAGCTGCTGGTTCCCTACTTCCCTCCAGTTATTGAAAGCCTGAAGGGCTTCCTGACTACCACCACAGAGGAAATGAGGTCTCTGCAAACTCAGTCCTTAG ATACTCTCTCTGTGCTGGCCCGTACTATCGGCAAAGATGTCTTCAGTCCTCTTGCTGCAGAGTGTATTCAGCTGGGCCTCAACCTCACTGACACCATTGACGACCCTGACTTGAGACGCTGCAC GTACAGTCTATACTCTTCTGTATCCACAGTCAGCCCGGAGTGCCTGACTCCTCACCTCACTGCCATTACAACAGTCATGCTGCTCGCCCTCAAGTCCAACGAAGGCATTACG GCACACGTTGAGGAGGACAAGACATTTGTCCTGCTGGATGATGACGACGATGAcgacaaggaagaagaaggaaaagctgGGGAGGATTTTCTGGAAGATGAGTCTGAGACTGATATCGATGATGTTGCAGG GTTCAGTGTGGAAAACGCCTACATCGATGAGAAGGAGGATGCCTGCGATGCACTGGGAGAGATTGCCTTCAGCACTGG TGCTGCCTTCCAGCCCTTCCTGGAGTCCAGCTTCCAGCAAGTTTACGAGATGAGAGAT TTTCCCCATGAGGACGTTCGCAGGGCAGCGTTTGGAGCCATGGGCCAGTTTTGTATGGCTCAGCATCTAGTGTGGAAGGAGAATCCCACTGAGGCCAATCACCAGG CCCTACAGAAGTTGATGGATGTGGTGCTTCCTTGCTTTGTGGAAACGGTGCGAACAGAGACTGAGCGCCAGGTTGTGATGGGCATATTGGAGACCATGAATAGTGTTATGAAGTCCTGCAAGGAGGAGGCTTTCAAAAACCCTTTACGCCTCAAGGAGATCAGCTATGTCATCCGTGATGTGCTCAAGAAAAAG ACCGTTTGTCAGGACAGTGGTGGTGATGAAGCTGATGATGAAGAACAG GCAGAGTATGATGGCATGCTCCAGGAATTTGCCGGGGAGGGAATCCCTCTGCTGGCCTCTTCTGTGCCTGCAGACAGCTTCGCCCCTTTCCTCAACGACCTGCTGCCTCTCCTCATGGGCAAAGCT AAATCCACATGCACGGTGGCAGAACGGTCCTTCTCTGTGGGTACGATCGGAGAAATCCTGCAGGCCCTCGTGAGCGTGTCCGGGGGCCAAGGAGTGGCGGGCAGACTTTCCAAGCGCTTGCTTCCCGTGCTGGTATCTGGAGTGAGGGACGCTGATGCTGAGGTTCGCAACAACAGCGTGTTCGGACTGGGATGTCTGGCCCAGGCAGCTGGACCCATCGGTGTAAC AGACTATCCCATGatgctgtctgtgttttccAACATGCTGACTAAAGAGTCAGACCTCAGGGTGATTGACAACCTGTGCGCTGCCCTCTGCAGGATGATCATGAGCAATGTGGATGCTGTCCCGCTTGAGCAG GTTGTTCCAGCTCTGGTGGCTCGTCTTCCCCTCAAAGAGGACTTGGAGGAGAACAAGACGGTGTTCAGCTGCCTGGCTATGCTCTACGAGCACAGTCCTGCTCTG GTTGTGAAGGTAATGAAACCCATAGTTGCTGCTTCCAGTGACGTCCTTGGCAACAAGAGCGTTGAAAAAG
- the nanog gene encoding homeobox protein NANOG: MTDWKAQISYNYNPSYHAYAYGLVYQPGPEQNHGNLTGWGDAGVADLSHYNTAGVTQAYYTNRTQEVEVVVEESPPRSPEQLAAVNHHVAYQSSSVVYLGDSQQAGRLLLAEPQREHEARRAGSDSTSDSEAHTSPDSWSSGSSRETSLPQTDPATWAKRELEDETTARSPVCEVVSSSRMEEQPGIFAVNGSEGVDKTTSLQVPLPAPAKTASTTAVNNPKVKVRAAFSESQMNALVQRFSVQRYLTPAEMKNLAELTGLTYKQVKTWFQNRRMKLRRHQKDTSWVSERYNKGSPIPGPMYANVPSHIPPYQGEARPQIKEHYNQHMMDTFKKNPQNMAFYLAAMGSAAGAPGYPSWSSGSAQTAMTSRPQAAGWSMPPGVGHYEYNPHAFNPTSVASASNTGQDMSFNGKDERGAPSTAAAP, encoded by the exons ATGACAGACTGGAAGGCGCAGATCAGTTACAACTACAACCCGTCCTACCATGCCTACGCGTACGGCCTGGTGTACCAACCCGGACCGGAGCAGAACCACGGGAACCTGACCGGCTGGGGCGACGCTGGAGTCGCGGACCTGAGCCACTACAACACCGCCGGGGTGACGCAGGCCTACTACACCAACAGGAcccaggaggtggaggtggtggtggaggagtcTCCACCTCGCAGCCCGGAGCAGCTCGCCGCAGTGAACCACCACGTAGCCTACCAGAGCTCCTCCGTGGTCTACCTCGGTGACTCCCAGCAGGCCGGCCGGCTGCTGCTGGCCGAACCGCAACGGGAACATGAAGCCAGGCGGGCCGGGAGCGACTCCACCAGCGACTCCGAGGCGCACACCTCACCAG ATTCATGGAGCTCTGGCAGCAGCAGAGAAACAAGCCTCCCCCAGACGGACCCTGCTACCTGGGCGAAGAGAGAGCTCGAAGACGAGACGACTGCCAGGAGCCCTGTCTGCGAGGTTGTTTCCAGCTCTCGCATGgaggagcagccggggatcttTGCTGTCAATGGGAGCGAGGGCGTTGACAAAACCACTTCTCTACAGGTACCCTTACCTGCCCCCGCAAAGACGGCAAGCACTACTGCTGTAAACAACCCTAAAGTCAAGGTCCGGGCAGCCTTCTCGGAGAGTCAGATGAACGCTCTTGTCCAACGCTTCAGTGTTCAGAGGTACCTCACACCGGCTGAGATGAAGAACCTGGCAGAGCTGACTGGGCTGACCTACAAACAG GTTAAGACTTGGTTTCAGAACCGGAGGATGAAGCTAAGGAGGCACCAGAAAGACACCAGCTGGGTGTCTGAGCGCTACAACAAAGGCAGCCCGATACCTGGACCCATGTATGCCAACGTTCCCTCGCACATCCCGCCT TATCAAGGTGAAGCCCGGCCCCAGATCAAGGAGCATTACAACCAGCACATGATGGACACCTTCAAGAAGAATCCACAGAACATGGCCTTCTATCTGGCTGCTATGggctctgctgctggagcacCAGGCTACCCCTCCTGGTCCTCCGGCTCAGCCCAGACGGCAATGACCTCCAGGCCCCAGGCGGCTGGCTGGTCCATGCCTCCAGGCGTTGGCCACTACGAATACAACCCTCATGCATTCAACCCCACCAGCGTCGCCTCTGCAAGTAACACTGGCCAGGACATGAGCTTCAACGGCAAAGATGAGCGAGGAGCCCCGTCAACAGCCGCAGCTCCTTGA